One genomic segment of Amycolatopsis sp. Hca4 includes these proteins:
- a CDS encoding PspC domain-containing protein, translating into MSGASEKPGVLNGFEETVKDFWVSRPRRPHAGRKLAGVAAAIGYRYGIDPVVVRVALVVTTVFGGFGVPFYLLGWLFLPGESDEVSGFESLIGRGRSSVSPAFAVVLMVLTVVSAGGSITGSWFDGGGLISCALIAAALYLLHRARGHENRPAPVAARTSYPAFTGNGAFTMTDTAEAPSPARGWDPLAADPAGWDLPDAPPPPEPQPTPPPRASHHHGVQRGPRSKVGSATFALAVVTAGAGVLAGLNGATWFDAQHIVGLVLGVVGIGLVAGAFARGGRGLIGLAIPLAIVGLVLTTAPFKDFDVRGGLGDLKPTPHSPAELQAVYQHAAGDIRLDLTELPEGAPYATAVSNGAGDTTVIVPSNADVTFDCHTGAGETSCFGRSSDGVGEPALVGTDNGPDGPGGQKITLKVSNNVGNVEVRRD; encoded by the coding sequence ATGAGTGGTGCGAGCGAGAAGCCGGGGGTCCTGAACGGCTTCGAGGAGACCGTCAAGGACTTCTGGGTCAGCCGGCCCCGGCGGCCGCACGCCGGGCGGAAACTGGCGGGGGTGGCCGCGGCCATCGGGTACCGGTACGGGATCGATCCCGTCGTCGTGCGGGTTGCGCTGGTCGTCACGACCGTCTTCGGCGGGTTCGGCGTTCCCTTCTACCTGCTGGGGTGGCTGTTCCTGCCCGGCGAGAGCGACGAGGTCTCCGGCTTCGAAAGCCTCATCGGGCGCGGCCGGTCGTCGGTTTCGCCAGCGTTCGCCGTGGTGCTCATGGTCCTCACCGTCGTCAGCGCCGGTGGCTCGATCACCGGGTCGTGGTTCGACGGCGGCGGGCTGATCAGCTGCGCGCTCATCGCCGCCGCCCTCTACCTGCTGCACCGCGCCCGCGGCCACGAGAACCGGCCCGCGCCGGTCGCCGCGCGGACGTCCTACCCGGCCTTCACCGGAAACGGAGCCTTCACCATGACCGACACCGCCGAGGCGCCGTCGCCGGCCCGGGGCTGGGATCCCCTCGCCGCCGACCCGGCCGGCTGGGACCTGCCCGACGCGCCGCCGCCTCCGGAGCCGCAACCGACCCCGCCGCCGCGGGCGTCACACCACCACGGGGTGCAGCGGGGCCCGCGGTCGAAGGTCGGCTCGGCCACGTTCGCCCTCGCCGTGGTGACCGCCGGGGCCGGCGTGCTCGCCGGTCTCAACGGCGCCACCTGGTTCGACGCGCAGCACATCGTCGGCCTGGTGCTCGGCGTGGTCGGCATCGGACTGGTGGCCGGCGCGTTCGCCCGCGGCGGCCGCGGCCTGATCGGGCTGGCGATTCCGCTGGCCATCGTCGGGCTGGTGCTGACGACGGCGCCGTTCAAGGACTTCGACGTCCGCGGCGGCCTCGGCGACCTCAAGCCGACCCCGCACTCGCCGGCCGAGCTGCAGGCGGTCTACCAGCACGCGGCCGGCGACATCCGGCTCGACCTGACCGAGCTGCCCGAAGGGGCGCCGTACGCGACGGCCGTGTCCAACGGCGCGGGCGACACCACGGTCATCGTGCCGTCGAACGCCGACGTCACCTTCGACTGCCACACCGGCGCGGGCGAGACGTCGTGCTTCGGCCGCTCGAGCGACGGCGTCGGCGAACCCGCGCTGGTCGGCACCGACAACGGCCCGGACGGGCCCGGCGGCCAGAAAATCACCCTGAAGGTTTCGAACAACGTGGGCAACGTGGAGGTGCGGCGTGACTGA
- the guaA gene encoding glutamine-hydrolyzing GMP synthase codes for MPNPTGPVLVVDFGAQYAQLIARRVREAQIYSEVVPHSASTEEILAKNPAAIILSGGPSSVYAEGAPGMDPKLTEAGVPMFGICYGHQLLASALGGVVEPTGVREFGRTEVRVTGDGGVLHAGLPAHQPAWMSHNDSVTKAPEGAVVTASSDGAAVAGFEDVERRFAGVQYHPEVAHSPHGQEVLRRFLRDIAGIEPQWTTSSIVEEQVKRISEQIGDGRAICGLSGGVDSAVAAALVQRAIGDRLTCVFVDHGLLRAGERTQVEQDFVSATGVNLVTVDARERFLDALAGVTDPEQKRKIIGREFIRVFEQAERDLKAQGDYKFLVQGTLYPDVVESGGGEGTANIKSHHNVGGLPDDLEFELVEPLRLLFKDEVRRVGLELGLPETIVQRQPFPGPGLGIRIIGAVDQERLDTLRAADLIAREELTAAGLDRSIWQCPVVLLADVRSVGVQGDGRTYGHPVVLRPVSSEDAMTADWTRLPYDVLERISTRITNEVAEVNRVVLDVTSKPPGTIEWE; via the coding sequence GTGCCCAACCCCACCGGTCCGGTTCTCGTCGTGGACTTCGGGGCGCAGTACGCGCAGCTGATCGCCCGGCGCGTCCGCGAGGCACAGATCTACTCGGAGGTCGTGCCGCACAGCGCGTCCACCGAAGAGATCCTCGCGAAGAACCCCGCGGCCATCATCCTTTCCGGTGGCCCTTCGAGCGTGTACGCCGAAGGCGCGCCGGGCATGGACCCGAAGCTCACCGAAGCCGGCGTGCCGATGTTCGGCATCTGCTACGGCCACCAGCTGCTGGCCAGCGCGCTCGGCGGGGTCGTCGAGCCGACCGGCGTGCGCGAGTTCGGCCGCACCGAGGTCCGCGTCACCGGCGACGGCGGTGTCCTGCACGCCGGCCTGCCCGCGCACCAGCCCGCCTGGATGAGCCACAACGACAGCGTCACCAAGGCCCCGGAGGGTGCGGTCGTCACCGCCTCTTCCGACGGCGCCGCGGTCGCCGGCTTCGAGGACGTCGAGCGTCGCTTCGCCGGCGTGCAGTACCACCCGGAGGTCGCGCACTCGCCGCACGGCCAGGAGGTGCTGCGCCGGTTCCTGCGCGACATCGCCGGGATCGAGCCGCAGTGGACGACGTCGTCGATCGTCGAAGAGCAGGTCAAGCGGATCAGCGAGCAGATCGGCGACGGCCGGGCCATCTGCGGCCTGTCCGGCGGCGTCGACTCGGCCGTGGCGGCCGCACTGGTCCAGCGGGCCATCGGCGACCGGCTGACCTGCGTGTTCGTCGACCACGGCCTGCTGCGCGCGGGGGAGCGCACCCAGGTCGAGCAGGACTTCGTCTCCGCCACCGGCGTCAACCTGGTGACCGTCGACGCGCGCGAGCGGTTCCTCGACGCGCTGGCCGGCGTCACCGACCCGGAGCAGAAGCGCAAGATCATCGGCCGCGAGTTCATCCGCGTGTTCGAGCAGGCCGAGCGCGACCTCAAGGCCCAGGGCGACTACAAGTTCCTGGTCCAGGGGACGCTCTACCCGGACGTCGTCGAGTCCGGCGGCGGCGAGGGCACGGCCAACATCAAGAGCCACCACAACGTCGGCGGCCTGCCGGACGACCTCGAGTTCGAGCTGGTCGAGCCGCTGCGGCTGCTGTTCAAGGACGAGGTCCGCCGGGTCGGCCTGGAACTGGGCCTGCCCGAGACGATCGTCCAGCGCCAGCCGTTCCCCGGCCCCGGCCTGGGCATCCGGATCATCGGCGCGGTCGACCAGGAGCGTCTCGACACCCTCCGCGCGGCCGACCTGATCGCGCGTGAGGAGCTGACGGCGGCCGGCCTGGACCGCAGCATCTGGCAGTGCCCGGTGGTGCTGCTGGCCGACGTCCGCAGCGTCGGCGTCCAGGGCGACGGCCGGACCTACGGGCACCCGGTGGTGCTGCGGCCGGTGTCGTCGGAGGACGCGATGACCGCGGACTGGACCCGCCTGCCCTACGACGTCCTGGAGCGGATCTCCACGCGCATCACGAACGAGGTCGCGGAGGTCAACCGGGTGGTGCTGGACGTGACGTCCAAGCCGCCGGGCACCATCGAGTGGGAGTGA
- a CDS encoding DinB family protein, with protein sequence MAVNWTEELTDQLDFHWKVHTRPKLGGLTDEEYLWEPVPGCWTVRPRKSADEPGSGPFTIDWAYPEPSPPPVTTIAWRLGHLLVGVLGARIGSHFGGAPIGYDDYPYPGTAAEALSELDELYAQWVAGVRSLDDEALARPCGPAEGPYAKYPMATLVLHIHREMIHHCAEVLLLRDLYRSR encoded by the coding sequence ATGGCCGTGAACTGGACCGAGGAACTGACCGACCAGCTCGACTTCCACTGGAAGGTGCACACGCGCCCGAAGCTCGGAGGGCTCACCGACGAGGAGTACCTCTGGGAGCCGGTCCCGGGCTGCTGGACGGTGCGGCCGCGGAAGTCGGCCGACGAGCCCGGCTCGGGTCCGTTCACGATCGACTGGGCCTACCCCGAACCGAGCCCGCCGCCGGTCACGACGATCGCCTGGCGGCTCGGCCACCTCCTGGTCGGCGTGCTCGGCGCGCGGATCGGGTCGCACTTCGGCGGGGCGCCGATCGGCTACGACGACTACCCGTACCCGGGGACGGCCGCCGAAGCGCTTTCCGAGCTCGACGAGCTGTACGCGCAGTGGGTGGCCGGGGTGCGGTCACTCGACGACGAAGCGCTGGCGCGGCCGTGCGGCCCGGCGGAGGGCCCGTACGCCAAGTACCCGATGGCGACGCTGGTGCTGCACATCCACCGCGAGATGATCCACCACTGCGCCGAGGTGCTGCTGCTGCGCGACCTGTACCGGAGCCGGTAG
- a CDS encoding alcohol dehydrogenase catalytic domain-containing protein has product MRATVIYGAGDVRVETVPDPKLVEPTDVILRVVRSCICGSDLWPYADMAPSEHGRRIGHEFLGIVEETGADVTTVKKGDLAIAPFVWSDNTCVFCREGLQTSCLHGGFWGAKGVDGGQGEAVRVPQADGTLVPVPHTDDDALLASLLTLSDVFPTGHHAATKARVTRGQNVTVIGDGAVGLSAVLAAKRLGAERIVLMGRHRARTDLGREFGATDVVAERGEEGIEKVRELTGGEGTHAVLECVGTKAAFEMAIGAVRPGGAVSRVGVPQYEEGPIGPAVFRRNVTVTGGVAPARHYIPELLPDVLEGRYQPGRVFDRTTDVEGVPDGYRAMADREALKVLIKP; this is encoded by the coding sequence ATGCGAGCGACAGTCATCTACGGTGCCGGAGACGTGCGGGTCGAGACCGTCCCGGACCCGAAGCTGGTCGAGCCGACCGACGTCATCCTGCGGGTGGTGCGGTCCTGCATCTGCGGCAGTGACCTCTGGCCCTACGCCGACATGGCGCCGAGCGAACACGGCCGCCGGATCGGGCACGAGTTCCTCGGGATCGTCGAGGAGACCGGCGCCGACGTCACCACCGTCAAGAAGGGCGACCTCGCCATCGCGCCCTTCGTCTGGTCGGACAACACCTGCGTGTTCTGCCGCGAAGGCCTGCAGACGTCCTGCCTGCACGGCGGGTTCTGGGGCGCGAAGGGCGTCGACGGCGGGCAAGGCGAGGCGGTGCGCGTGCCGCAGGCCGACGGCACCCTCGTACCGGTGCCGCACACCGACGACGACGCGCTGCTGGCGTCGCTGCTCACGCTGTCGGACGTCTTCCCGACCGGCCACCACGCCGCGACGAAGGCGCGCGTGACGAGGGGCCAGAACGTCACCGTGATCGGCGACGGCGCCGTGGGCCTCTCCGCCGTCCTCGCCGCGAAGCGCCTCGGCGCCGAGCGGATCGTCCTCATGGGACGCCACCGGGCGCGGACCGACCTCGGCCGGGAGTTCGGCGCGACCGACGTCGTGGCCGAGCGCGGCGAGGAGGGCATCGAGAAGGTGCGGGAGCTGACCGGCGGCGAAGGCACCCACGCCGTCCTGGAGTGCGTCGGCACGAAGGCCGCGTTCGAGATGGCCATCGGCGCCGTGCGTCCCGGCGGCGCGGTCAGCCGCGTCGGCGTCCCGCAGTACGAGGAGGGCCCGATCGGCCCGGCGGTGTTCCGGCGCAACGTCACCGTCACCGGCGGCGTCGCCCCGGCCCGGCACTACATCCCCGAGCTGCTGCCGGACGTCCTCGAGGGCCGGTACCAGCCCGGCAGGGTCTTCGACCGCACCACCGACGTCGAGGGCGTGCCGGACGGCTACCGCGCGATGGCGGACCGCGAAGCGCTGAAGGTGCTCATCAAGCCATGA
- a CDS encoding aldehyde dehydrogenase family protein, with the protein MDMITPEPRPAWIAGRPEAGATTLVVHHPYDGSEVATVAVPGPDQVERAVAAAVSVARELRGTPAHVRAGALEHVSRGLAARADEIAEVITAENGKPLKWAEAEVKRAVSVFRIAAEEARRFTGDVQRLDTDPAGEARLALTRRVPRGPVLGIAPFNFPLNLVAHKVAPSLAIGAPIIVKPAPRTPLSALILGELLAETDLPEGAFSVLPLGNEQTQALVADPRLPVVSFTGSGPVGWSLKDAAPRKHVVLELGGNAAAVVLRDWPDPEGAAHRIATFGNYQAGQSCIAVQRVIVDAAVAEEFVPALVEAVEAQRTGDPYDRNTDVGPVVDEAAAERIVAWIDEAVAAGAKVLTGGTRDGATVAPTLLTDVPPDTKAWREEIFGPVLAVSVVDGVDAAFRSVNESAYGLQAGVFTTDVQLAFHASAELEVGGVIIGDVPSYRADQMPYGGVKGSGVGREGVLAAMHDLTEERVTVFTGIDL; encoded by the coding sequence ATGGACATGATCACCCCCGAGCCGCGCCCGGCCTGGATCGCCGGCCGCCCCGAAGCGGGCGCCACCACCCTCGTCGTGCACCACCCGTACGACGGCAGCGAGGTCGCCACGGTCGCCGTGCCCGGGCCGGACCAGGTCGAACGCGCGGTCGCGGCCGCGGTGTCGGTCGCCCGCGAGCTCCGCGGCACGCCGGCGCACGTCCGGGCGGGCGCGCTCGAGCACGTCTCCCGCGGGCTCGCCGCGCGCGCCGACGAGATCGCCGAGGTGATCACCGCCGAGAACGGCAAACCGCTCAAGTGGGCCGAAGCCGAGGTCAAGCGCGCGGTGTCGGTGTTCCGGATCGCCGCCGAGGAGGCCCGCCGCTTCACCGGTGACGTCCAGCGGCTCGACACCGACCCGGCGGGCGAGGCGCGGCTGGCGCTGACCCGCCGCGTCCCGCGCGGGCCGGTGCTCGGCATCGCGCCGTTCAACTTCCCGCTCAACCTGGTGGCGCACAAGGTGGCGCCGTCACTGGCGATCGGGGCGCCGATCATCGTCAAGCCGGCCCCGCGGACGCCGTTGTCGGCGCTGATCCTCGGCGAGCTCCTGGCCGAGACGGACCTGCCGGAAGGCGCGTTTTCCGTGCTGCCACTGGGAAACGAACAGACGCAGGCACTCGTCGCCGACCCGCGGCTGCCGGTCGTGTCGTTCACGGGGTCCGGCCCGGTCGGCTGGTCGCTGAAGGACGCCGCGCCGCGCAAGCACGTCGTGCTCGAGCTCGGCGGCAACGCGGCCGCCGTCGTGCTGCGCGACTGGCCCGATCCCGAAGGCGCCGCGCACCGGATCGCCACCTTCGGCAACTACCAGGCCGGCCAGTCCTGCATCGCGGTGCAGCGGGTGATCGTCGACGCCGCCGTGGCCGAGGAGTTCGTGCCCGCACTGGTGGAAGCCGTCGAGGCGCAGCGGACCGGCGACCCCTACGACCGCAACACCGACGTCGGCCCGGTGGTCGACGAAGCCGCCGCCGAGCGGATCGTGGCGTGGATCGACGAAGCCGTCGCCGCGGGCGCGAAGGTGCTCACCGGCGGCACCCGCGACGGCGCGACGGTCGCCCCGACGCTGCTCACCGACGTCCCGCCGGACACGAAGGCGTGGCGCGAGGAGATCTTCGGCCCGGTGCTCGCGGTGTCCGTTGTGGACGGTGTGGACGCGGCCTTCCGCTCGGTGAACGAATCGGCGTACGGCCTGCAGGCGGGCGTCTTCACCACCGACGTCCAGCTGGCGTTCCACGCGTCGGCCGAACTGGAGGTCGGCGGCGTGATCATCGGTGACGTCCCGTCCTACCGCGCCGACCAGATGCCCTACGGCGGCGTGAAGGGCTCCGGCGTCGGCCGCGAAGGCGTCCTCGCCGCGATGCACGACCTGACCGAGGAGCGCGTCACCGTCTTCACCGGCATCGACCTCTAG
- a CDS encoding FAD-binding oxidoreductase: MDSEHDQGRPGVGRRAFLRIAGVSAAGAVAAACGPEKPAAPVASTAPAPATSTPPASRLPTGPPNWDDLRSQLTGSLLRPGTDGYDTAKHGFNQLFDGNNPVAVATAATVQDVQACVKAAAGRVTIAARSGGHSYAGYSVPQGGLVVDVAALNKIDVQGGKAVIGAGAKLKDVYAALARAGRALPAGSCPTVGIAGLTLGGGIGVLARKYGLTCDHLSSAQVVVADGRTVTASAGSEPDLFWALRGGGGGNFGIVTEFTFDTDPAPPQLTVFSLHFPAGSGADVLAAWQQWVAAMPPELWSNLVLSGGSPVQCRVGGCYVGDTAGLNTLLNNLTTNAGARPTQRVVRTLDYLGAMKYFEGSSNRQSFVASSRMITAPVDAAKFAAVAEGRAGTDLLVDGLGGAVAGPAKDATAFWHRDALASVQVYAPATAKTRAKVTQSVGEVVAGLAAAGAGGGYVNYIDPALPDWKTAYYGDNAKRLQDVAKKYDPLNVFRFGQGVVS; encoded by the coding sequence GTGGACAGTGAGCACGACCAGGGGCGGCCCGGCGTCGGCCGGAGGGCGTTCCTGCGCATCGCGGGCGTCTCGGCCGCCGGCGCCGTCGCCGCCGCGTGCGGCCCGGAGAAGCCCGCGGCCCCGGTCGCCTCGACCGCCCCGGCGCCCGCGACCTCCACGCCGCCGGCCAGCAGGCTGCCCACCGGCCCGCCGAACTGGGACGACCTGCGCAGCCAGCTGACCGGCAGCCTGCTGCGCCCGGGCACCGACGGCTACGACACCGCCAAGCACGGCTTCAACCAGCTCTTCGACGGCAACAACCCGGTCGCCGTCGCCACCGCGGCCACCGTCCAGGACGTCCAGGCTTGCGTCAAGGCGGCCGCCGGGCGCGTCACCATCGCCGCACGCAGCGGCGGCCACAGCTACGCCGGCTACTCGGTGCCCCAGGGCGGCCTGGTCGTCGACGTGGCCGCGCTGAACAAGATCGACGTCCAGGGCGGCAAGGCCGTGATCGGCGCCGGCGCGAAGCTGAAGGACGTCTACGCCGCCCTCGCGCGGGCCGGGCGCGCGCTGCCGGCCGGGTCCTGCCCGACGGTCGGGATCGCCGGCCTGACCCTCGGCGGCGGCATCGGCGTGCTCGCCCGCAAGTACGGCCTGACCTGCGACCACCTGAGTTCCGCCCAGGTCGTCGTGGCCGACGGCCGCACCGTCACCGCTTCCGCCGGCTCCGAACCGGACCTGTTCTGGGCTCTGCGCGGCGGGGGCGGCGGCAACTTCGGCATCGTCACCGAGTTCACCTTCGACACCGATCCGGCGCCGCCGCAGCTGACGGTGTTCTCGCTGCACTTCCCGGCCGGATCCGGCGCCGACGTGCTCGCCGCGTGGCAGCAGTGGGTCGCCGCGATGCCGCCGGAACTCTGGTCGAACCTGGTGCTCTCGGGTGGGTCGCCGGTGCAGTGCCGCGTCGGCGGCTGCTACGTCGGGGACACCGCCGGGCTGAACACGCTGCTCAACAACCTGACCACCAACGCGGGCGCCCGGCCGACCCAGCGCGTGGTGCGGACCCTGGACTACCTCGGCGCCATGAAGTACTTCGAGGGCAGCTCGAACCGCCAGTCGTTCGTCGCCTCCTCGCGGATGATCACCGCACCGGTCGACGCCGCGAAGTTCGCCGCGGTCGCCGAAGGCCGCGCGGGCACGGACCTGCTCGTCGACGGCCTCGGCGGCGCGGTGGCCGGCCCGGCCAAGGACGCCACCGCGTTCTGGCACCGCGACGCGCTGGCGAGTGTGCAGGTCTACGCGCCGGCGACGGCGAAGACCCGGGCGAAGGTCACGCAGTCGGTCGGCGAGGTCGTGGCCGGGCTCGCCGCCGCCGGCGCGGGCGGCGGGTACGTCAACTACATCGACCCGGCCCTGCCCGACTGGAAGACCGCCTACTACGGCGACAACGCCAAGCGGCTGCAGGACGTCGCGAAGAAGTACGACCCGCTCAACGTCTTCCGGTTCGGGCAGGGCGTCGTCAGCTAG
- a CDS encoding maleylpyruvate isomerase family mycothiol-dependent enzyme, which translates to MTASEKAHALLAGIRKLDDEWARVIGGLGEPELRAPSALPGWSRAHVLAHLARNADGLQNLLTWANTGVETPMYPSPEARDKDIETSSQQAAGELLADFVASAGRFEQYAASMPDDAWAREARNRQGAPVTGTVVARMRLSELTIHLADLDRGYDLDRVLGLLGPLTEDVVQHAITSRGAHLPALHLAADGFTWTMGATPKATVRGSAGALLAWLSGRSDGAALDGAVPRIPAWA; encoded by the coding sequence GTGACGGCATCCGAGAAGGCACACGCTCTGCTCGCAGGCATCCGCAAGCTCGACGACGAATGGGCCCGGGTCATCGGCGGCCTCGGCGAGCCCGAGCTGCGCGCTCCCAGCGCGTTGCCCGGCTGGTCGCGGGCCCACGTCCTCGCGCACCTCGCGCGCAACGCCGATGGCCTCCAGAACCTCCTCACCTGGGCGAACACCGGCGTCGAGACCCCGATGTACCCGAGTCCCGAAGCCCGCGACAAGGACATCGAAACCAGCTCCCAGCAGGCCGCCGGTGAGTTGCTCGCCGACTTCGTCGCCTCGGCCGGGCGGTTCGAGCAGTACGCCGCCTCGATGCCGGATGACGCCTGGGCGCGCGAAGCCCGGAACCGGCAGGGTGCTCCCGTCACCGGGACCGTCGTCGCGCGGATGCGGCTGTCCGAACTCACCATCCACCTCGCCGACCTCGATCGCGGTTACGACCTCGACCGGGTGCTCGGGCTGCTCGGCCCGCTCACCGAGGACGTCGTGCAGCACGCCATCACCTCGCGCGGGGCGCACCTGCCCGCCCTCCACCTGGCCGCCGACGGGTTCACCTGGACCATGGGCGCCACCCCGAAGGCGACCGTGCGCGGGTCGGCCGGGGCGCTGCTGGCCTGGCTCAGCGGGCGCTCGGACGGCGCCGCCCTCGATGGGGCCGTGCCGCGGATCCCGGCCTGGGCGTGA
- a CDS encoding GMC family oxidoreductase has translation MTASNTTTSAGGPDYDVVVVGSGFGGSVAALRLTEKGYRVAVVEAGRRFADDEFAKTSWDLKRYLWAPQVGCYGIQRIHMLNDVMVLAGAGVGGGSLVYANTLYRPLKPFYRDRQWAHITDWEAELAPHYDQASRMLGVVTNPTITPSDVVMREVAKDMGVADSFHPTPVGVYFGKPGERVADPYFGGAGPQRVGCTECGSCMTGCRVGAKNTLVKNYLYLAEQDGAHVIPLTTVTSVRPIDGGYEVSLKKTGTTSRRFRTTITAEKVVFAAGTWGTQNLLHKLKDTGTLPRLSRRLGELTRTNSEAIIGAARTEVDESRNFSRGVAITSSIHPDENTHIEPVRYGKGSNAMSLLQTIATDGASPVPRWRQAVTFMLKHPVQAAKLLNGYRWSERTVILLVMQSLDNSITTYTRRGLFGRRKYTSKQGHGEPNPSFIPAGHEANERTADHIGGIAGGTWGEIFDIPLTAHFIGGVPIGATAEEGVIDPYHRVFGYPGLSVVDGAAITANLGVNPSLTITAQAERAFSLWPNKGEEDLRPSQDAPYVRLEPIAPKNPAVPADAPAALRRS, from the coding sequence CGGCGGCAGCGTCGCGGCGCTGCGGCTCACCGAAAAGGGCTACCGGGTAGCCGTCGTCGAGGCGGGCCGGCGGTTCGCCGACGACGAGTTCGCGAAGACCTCGTGGGACCTCAAGCGCTACCTGTGGGCGCCGCAGGTCGGCTGCTACGGGATCCAGCGCATCCACATGCTCAACGACGTGATGGTGCTGGCCGGCGCCGGCGTCGGCGGTGGTTCGCTGGTCTACGCGAACACGCTGTACCGGCCGCTCAAGCCGTTCTACCGCGACCGGCAGTGGGCGCACATCACCGACTGGGAGGCCGAGCTCGCCCCGCACTACGACCAGGCGAGCCGGATGCTGGGCGTGGTCACGAACCCGACGATCACACCGTCGGACGTCGTGATGCGCGAGGTCGCGAAGGACATGGGGGTCGCGGATTCGTTCCACCCGACGCCGGTCGGGGTGTACTTCGGCAAGCCGGGGGAGCGGGTCGCGGACCCGTACTTCGGCGGCGCCGGCCCCCAGCGCGTGGGCTGCACCGAGTGCGGCTCGTGCATGACCGGCTGCCGCGTCGGGGCGAAGAACACGCTGGTCAAGAACTACCTGTACCTGGCGGAGCAGGACGGCGCCCACGTCATCCCGCTGACCACGGTGACTTCGGTGCGGCCGATCGACGGCGGTTACGAGGTCTCGTTGAAGAAGACGGGGACGACGTCCCGCCGCTTCCGGACGACGATCACGGCCGAGAAGGTGGTCTTCGCCGCGGGGACGTGGGGCACCCAGAACCTGCTGCACAAGCTGAAGGACACGGGCACGCTGCCGCGGTTGTCCCGCAGGCTCGGCGAGCTCACCCGCACGAACTCCGAGGCGATCATCGGCGCGGCCCGGACCGAGGTCGACGAGAGCCGGAACTTCAGCCGCGGCGTCGCGATCACGTCGTCGATCCACCCGGACGAGAACACCCACATCGAGCCGGTGCGCTACGGCAAGGGCAGCAACGCGATGAGCCTGCTGCAGACGATCGCGACCGACGGCGCCTCGCCGGTGCCGCGCTGGCGGCAGGCGGTCACGTTCATGCTCAAGCACCCGGTGCAGGCGGCGAAGCTGCTCAACGGCTACCGCTGGAGCGAGCGCACGGTGATCCTGCTCGTGATGCAGAGCCTGGACAACTCGATCACGACGTACACCCGCCGCGGGCTGTTCGGACGCCGCAAGTACACGTCGAAGCAGGGCCACGGAGAGCCGAACCCGAGCTTCATCCCGGCCGGCCACGAGGCGAACGAGCGCACGGCCGACCACATCGGCGGCATCGCGGGCGGAACGTGGGGCGAGATCTTCGACATCCCCCTGACGGCCCACTTCATCGGCGGCGTCCCGATCGGCGCCACGGCGGAGGAGGGCGTGATCGACCCGTACCACCGCGTGTTCGGCTACCCGGGTTTGTCGGTGGTGGACGGCGCGGCGATCACGGCCAACCTGGGCGTGAACCCATCGCTGACGATCACGGCCCAGGCGGAGCGCGCGTTCTCCCTCTGGCCGAACAAGGGCGAGGAGGACCTGCGGCCTTCGCAGGACGCGCCTTACGTGCGGTTGGAGCCGATCGCACCGAAGAACCCGGCGGTCCCCGCGGACGCCCCGGCGGCCTTGCGACGGTCCTAG